A stretch of Anolis sagrei isolate rAnoSag1 chromosome X, rAnoSag1.mat, whole genome shotgun sequence DNA encodes these proteins:
- the RSPO1 gene encoding R-spondin-1: MQTFGPSRAPFALGGRKEGVLGRILPSTLPPRAPGGWDVTMQLGPLLLCAVVVFLSWVDLAKNSSSSRSPKGKRQRRISAEMSQGCAKGCDLCSEFNGCLRCSPKLFILLERNDIRQTGICLPSCPGGYFGLRNPDMNKCIKCKIENCEECFSRNFCTKCKEGFYLHKGRCYACAQDFSAANSTLECSSPAQCEMSEWGPWGPCLKKRKVCGFRRGNEERSRRILQAPFGEESICPAITELRRCTVQRNPCPEGRKKNKEDRGRKEGKENRTGARKRKGQQPREGMPSTTSPPQ, from the exons ATGCAGACATTTGGCCCTAGTCGGGCCCCTTTCGCattaggaggaagaaaggaaggggtccTGGGCCGGATCCTTCCATCCACGCTGCCCCCAAGGGCCCCGGGCGGCTGGGACGTGACTATGCAGCTTGGGCCGCTGCTGCTGTGTGCCGTGGTGGTCTTCCTCAGCTGGGTGGATCTGGCAAaaaacagtagcagcagcaggtCACCGAAGGGCAAGCGGCAGAGGCGAA TCAGCGCCGAGATGAGCCAGGGCTGTGCCAAGGGGTGCGACCTCTGCTCCGAGTTCAATGGCTGCCTCCGCTGCTCCCCCAAACTCTTCATCCTCCTGGAGCGGAACGACATTCGCCAGACCGGCATTTGCCTCCCCTCCTGTCCGGGGGGCTACTTTGGTCTGCGGAACCCAGACATGAACAAGTGCATCA AATGCAAAATTGAGAACTGTGAGGAATGCTTCAGCCGCAACTTTTGCACAAAGTGCAAGGAAGGCTTCTACTTGCACAAGGGACGATGCTATGCCTGCGCCCAGGACTTCTCAGCAGCCAACAGCACTCTGGAATGCAGCAGCCCTG CCCAATGTGAAATGAGTGAATGGGGCCCCTGGGGGCCCTGCTTGAAGAAGCGGAAGGTGTGCGGGTTCCGGCGGGGCAATGAAGAGCGTTCCAGAAGGATCCTCCAAGCGCCCTTCGGGGAGGAGTCGATCTGTCCGGCCATCACAGAGCTCCGGAGGTGCACGGTGCAGAGGAATCCGTGTCCAGAAG GTCGGAAGAAGAATAAGGAGGACAGGGGCCGGAAAGAGGGCAAGGAGAACCGGACGGGTGCCAGGAAAAGGAAGGGCCAGCAGCCCCGGGAGGGAATGCCGTCGACCACCAGCCCTCCTCAGTAG